The genomic region ACTCTCTCGTTGGAGCCATGATGATTGCTCTGGCACCCGATTTAGCTGTGTGCGTCTTGAGTTTTTCGAACATCGGGATAAGAAAGGCGGCAGTCTTTCCACTTCCTGTCCTCGCCATGGCAACCATGTCTTTACCATCCATGATGATGGGAATCGTCTGAAAGGAACGGAATTAACAGTTTGCTTTAAGAAAAAATGCAGTGAGATGGTACCAACACCTATGAGGATGATTAAATGTATGGGTACTTGTACAAGGACAGACTGTCAACCAACCAGGACTGCCTTCAAGCATGAAGGCAGACCACTTGGAAGGCAACATGAAGGAATTGGCTTTGGTAAGATGCTGACCTTCCTCTGAATGGGTGTTGGCTGCTTGTAGCCTTTCCTAATGACTCCCTTGAAGACGAGGTGAGATAGACCCATTGATTGGAAACCTCcagacttcttcttctttcggTTCTGTTGCATCACCAATTTTCGTGTCTCTTTTGTCTCATCGCCGCTCGTGTCATCGCTGCCTCTTTTCTCCTGCTCAAACTCGTTGTCGTCTCCATCATCATTGGCAAGCTGCTCCGAGATGTCTACCTCTTCTGTGTTGTCCTGTAAGTAAAGAAAGACGTAAAGAAATGAACCTTGAATCTTGAAGAATGAATTGAGAACGGATTTCTGAGGAACGAACACAGTCAAATCCATTTCCTTTTGAACTGAAAAAAGTGAAATAGTGATAGATGCGTGGTTATCAATTTGGAAGCACACACAAATAGATGACATAATGGCGGAGCAACATACAGCATGAACTGGTCAAACACAGACAGAGGTGATCAGTCTCAGTGTAGTGCCTAGGCCCTAGTGGGACATCGCGATTTAGATTTACTGCAGCTATGAGAGCTAAATAATTTTTCTGAGCTAGGCCATAGCCATCCAAGCCAGGGAAGCGTATAAGACGCTTGTAAAATGAGATTGCACGCCGTCAGAATTGTAGAGAAGTGAACTGTTCAATATTCAGTGAAATGcacagtacatgtaaaatgtacacgGGCTGTACACTAACACATGGTTAGATGGTACTGAGAAATGTACACAGAGAAAATTGATGATTTCATACCGATTTGTCAGGAACTGCAGCACGtgcaacaaatatttttttattggcCTTGATGCTAGATTTTCCATTCTTTTTTCCCATCCTGAAATTCTTACAAAATATCGTTTTGTCGGGTGTAATTAGTGACTTTATTGATGAAAGCTAAATCGCGCATGGACTTCTCATGGGCGCTGACATATTGGATCTCGAGGTGTCTCGAAACTACGAGAGGTCATTTAGAACAAATATCTCTAAAACTAGGAGCTCAGATTTATCAACTCTATTATCGAATGCGTTTATAATTGATGAACTTTATACTACTGTACTTTAAGTTTGTAAATAGGCCTTGAATAGAAATGAAATGGTGAATTTCCCCATCGTCTACGTCACTTcccaatttcgccatctttgttttcgtCTTGCCAGCTGTTCCTCTTGCGAAGAAAAAGTGCTTCAAAGTTGTCCAAAGTGAAATTAAATTCACTTTAGTTGCAACCTGTAAGTAGATTTAAATACGAGGAACAATTTGATACCACATTTATTGTCATAGATAAACTTCGATCACCAGAATATAGGTTGTTACTTCTGAAGATGCATTGCATGTATGTTGTATGTATGATaatgatgtcatgatgtacatgatgtaggcctaggccttttACTCaattacaccaggcggaggaagccactgcgggccggtgtgacagcggatatagtcaccctggagtcatagtccggtagtattgtatttgaccaaataagcagcatgatctattgtaccgctaaccctaaccaaaacatttaccttagcaatgcgggctatgttacacggactatcagccctaggactactatcccttgcacaccggccaaacaaacctaaatataggctcaacgaacaaaagatcatgtggtgtgcgaccatgcggtcttttgtttgctcctaccttgtttgttgtggccagcagtggatTCCTCTGCCTGGTATGAAAGTATCTCTTGTAATTTGGTGTCATTTTTCCAGTTTCAGAGGATGTTTTGATATCAATTATCATCAGCAGTCAGTTCAGTGTAATGGCATCTGGAAAAGCTTTACCCATCCCACCTAGATGGCTTGATTGCCCAAGGAAGGGGTCACTGGTTGCTGGTAAGTTTTCTGGCTCcccaactgtggaactctctaagCTGTAATCTACGGGACGCTCAGTCACTCCTTGCTTTCAGGAACACTCTAAAGACGGTCCTATTTCAGAAGTACTTTGCTCGCTAGGGGGCGCACTCGAACAGtttaattgctggatttgagcgccttacaagtctttattgtattgtattgtattgtattgtattgtaagaACGTTAAAGATACTTTGTACTCAACTTTTCAAATAAACACACATAGGTATTTGAATTGAAGAGCGCTCGGATCAGAGATGGACATCACCACCAGTATTTTGATATGATGGTCAAAGGAAGGTCAAATTTGCCCTAAAATAGTAGAATTGGACCTACTGGTAATAATTTTTGAATTTAAGGCCAGTAAATACCCATAACGTAGTCTTCTCTCATATTCATTTGAGCTTCTCCATCCACTTCCAGCCAAGTTTCTTCCCTTTAAGACGCTCTTGGACAGCCGTTATGATGATCAGATTCCTGAGGCCAATAGATTTGATGTTGACATGTTCTTCTTGTCAATGTCTGCAGCCAAGGTGAGTGGGTTACAGGCTTCTCAATGGCCTACTGACGCAACTTTGGCTGCCACTACGTGGCGCTGGCTGGGTCTTGGATACGATGGTTTGTCAAGCGATGTTAGCGACATTTTTTTGGTGCAAAGTTTCCAGCTTTAGGAATGTCGTTGGGACACCAAACACAGACTTCCCTGTTCATGACTGCAACAGGAAGTAAAATCAAATGAAAGTGATGAACCTCAAAATGCTGACAAAGTgcaaaaaatgatttctttTTCAACGGGACCAAAAACATGAGCTAGGAACGAAAAGCcatttattgaaatttttacAGTCCACGAAAGTGGAATTTTAAGGAATGTTTGCATTGTGGGAAAAGGAAACTGACGGATGAGTGTCTCTCAAAATCAGTAAATTTCtgtgatttttcatttcagctcCGCATAGGTTTGATAATTGACCTGACCAATACAACACGGTTCTATGACAAGAGAAGAATCGAAGGGAAAGAGTGTCGTTACCTTAAGTTACAGTGTCGAGGGTGAGTAGTCAGTTTTTCTCTTGCTTGATTTGGGTTTTGGCGTCCTTAGGTCCTTCATCagatcagcatcagcatcagatGAAAACAGCAGAAGATAATGTTATTGTATGGTATGTTTTTTCAGGCACGGCGAATGCCCCTCCGAAGACCAAACCAATGCATTTTTGGAACTGTGCGATAATTTTGTGAGACAGAAACCGCTGCAGCAAATCGGTAAGCAGTAGCAAGCAGAGGAGTCTtcctaaaaaaatcaaaaatatatccagaataaaaataaattgtgaCAAAGGGCAAGGAAAAAAACTCCATAACAGAACTCGTCGTCAGTTTTGAAGAATTCAGAAGTGAGTAAATGTTCTGAAGTATAAATTAAAGACACAATTATCAGTAGAAATCTTTCCTGTTGCAGGTATCCATTGCACCCATGGCTTCAACAGAACAGGCTTCCTCATCATAGCCTATTTAGTAGAAAAACAGTCTTGGAGCGTCGACGCTGCTGTCAATCTGTTCGCAAAGGCTCGTCCACCCGGcatttataagcaagactattTAGACGAGTTATATCGTCGATACGGCGACCCAGAGGACACACCGAATGCCCCGCCTCTTCCTGATTGGTGCACAGGTATGTAAGCCTTTCCTGGCACTGTATTTTCCGACGAATGTAGTTCaaggtttaaaaaaatatttctcgaGTATTTTGTTAAAAGTTTATAGTGTAAGCATCGTGAAATATTAAAGTCGAATCTTGACAATGATTTCTTACAGAATCTGATGACACTGGTAGTCTTGATGACGATGGTAACCTCATCGGACACAAACGCTCATCCGACGCATTAGGTGAGCCAGCGACCAAAAGAAGACGGAAAGAATTCTTGAGGCAAGACGCAAAGTTTATGGACGGGACGGTGCAGGGAGTACACCGGATTACGGAACAGCCGATCTTGGGCCAGGTGCAGAGGAAGTGTCAACAAATGTGCTCTTGGGAAGGGTAAGTTTCTATCACTTGCTGTGAATGGTGTTGTTAAAGGGGGAACTAGACACTGTTTCAAATATACCTGTGAAAGATTTCATTTTATaaagtttgatatttgaaaagatATCTCGTTTAAACTTCAGGTCAGGATTTCCTGGGTCGCAGCCGGTGTCAATGGATCTTGACAACATGAAATTTCTACAGCAAAAGCCATACAAAGTCAGCTGGAAGGCAGATGGTACAAGGTGAGGTTTTATGTCGCAGCGCACTGACGGGTCTGGGTACTAAGATTGAGACCGGGAGGGTGGACCTAATATGTAGGCCCAAACCTAAGTCTCCCAACTAGATGTCTTGGCTCGGGTGTGAAGAAGATTAAGACCCTAAGTCTTGTGGCGGAGTGCCTTTGTGTGCTGGTAGCTGAAGAATCGTAGGCTCACAGTCGCACCTAGGTCTGGTCTGTGCCTTTCTGCTAAGCCGGTCAAGTGAGCTTGATGAATGAtatgaaaaagttgaaattacCAAATTTTTGGTCAGATCATTTCCCTCTCCTCTTCAGGTACATGATGCTAATTGACGGAACACGACGCATTTTCATGATCGACCGAGACAACGCTGTATTCCAAGTGCCAAGTCTGACTTTTCCTCGAAGGAAGGATCTGAACGCCAATATTGAAAACACTCTAGTTGATGGGGTGAGTATTTCTTCCTTTGGGGCCTGGCGCTTTGGACTTGTTGCTCAGAAGAGGGCCCTGGTTCGAACATTACAGTTGGCGTGGACTTTGGGCAGGTCTCTCTGTCTGACTTGCCtcactccacccaggtgtacaAGTGAATGGgtattgagcagctcatcttaGTTTCACTAAAATGTTTCTGGATTCAAGGTTTGAATGTAAAGTCGGCGACAAACTTTAACGTGGGCTTTAATTGCGTCACCTTATTATACTgatattcaaaatgaaaatgcatttcatGCCTCTGCTTCTTTTCCAGGAGATGATCATGGATAATGTTGGAGGCAAAGACGTCCCTCGATATCTCATCTATGACATTGTCAGATTTGAGGTAGGGTCGTATTCATAAATGTTGTAACTGCATTTACCTGAGGTATGCACAGGCTGTATTCATAAAACTGCTGTTTCATTGCGTCTTTGTAACTTCAAGATTTACCTCTTGATATCAGTGTCTCCAGTAGAGGGTATCCACTAAGgaagtgtatagtacccccaggtatatggcacggcttaacccgccggccatgagggaattcctttatggcccagtggttggcgcgttggccccagagtggaagttgaGCAACGTTGaccgcggtcaacctttggatcggtgaccggcgcgtacaatacatgaaggttccactgtacatttgcTGCAAGGCTTGTGATGAAAGCTTGCTTGTCTCCGAGATACTTTCTATCTAAACAGTTACAGTTATACATATTGTGGAAGCTACAACTAGAATATTTTGACCTCTGGCTGCTGTCCTGCTGCACTGCTGACCGATATACCACATACTTGACTGAATACAGAGCTCTTCAGCTACAACTAGAATATTTTGACCTC from Lineus longissimus chromosome 19, tnLinLong1.2, whole genome shotgun sequence harbors:
- the LOC135503232 gene encoding mRNA-capping enzyme-like, with amino-acid sequence MASGKALPIPPRWLDCPRKGSLVAAKFLPFKTLLDSRYDDQIPEANRFDVDMFFLSMSAAKLRIGLIIDLTNTTRFYDKRRIEGKECRYLKLQCRGHGECPSEDQTNAFLELCDNFVRQKPLQQIGIHCTHGFNRTGFLIIAYLVEKQSWSVDAAVNLFAKARPPGIYKQDYLDELYRRYGDPEDTPNAPPLPDWCTESDDTGSLDDDGNLIGHKRSSDALGEPATKRRRKEFLRQDAKFMDGTVQGVHRITEQPILGQVQRKCQQMCSWEGSGFPGSQPVSMDLDNMKFLQQKPYKVSWKADGTRYMMLIDGTRRIFMIDRDNAVFQVPSLTFPRRKDLNANIENTLVDGEMIMDNVGGKDVPRYLIYDIVRFEGMDVAGTDFDRRLLCITKEIIGPRYKSIEQGKLDKLREAFSVRAKPFWDVTQSKALLEGKFIQQVSHETDGLIFQPVPDKYKCGRCDDVLKWKPPTLNSVDFKLQITREQRPGMLPETKGYLYVGSLDRPFSQIKVTRDLKAYDKKIIECTWENNTWKFMRERTDKSFPNGYKTAVAVCNSIQHPVTKDLLFDMIEKDRWRPSASVHPGSSTDRDLMPPPPFP